Proteins from a genomic interval of Corythoichthys intestinalis isolate RoL2023-P3 chromosome 3, ASM3026506v1, whole genome shotgun sequence:
- the smim15 gene encoding small integral membrane protein 15 has product MIDIQAWAQYIVEWAAKDPYGFLTTVLLALTPLFIACAMLSWKLAKMIEARDKEQKKKQRRQENLAKAKWN; this is encoded by the coding sequence ATGATTGACATCCAAGCCTGGGCTCAGTACATTGTGGAGTGGGCCGCCAAAGACCCCTACGGCTTCCTGACCACGGTGTTGCTGGCGCTCACGCCCCTCTTCATCGCCTGCGCAATGTTGTCGTGGAAACTGGCCAAGATGATCGAGGCTCGTGACAAGGAGCAGAAGAAGAAGCAGCGGCGGCAGGAAAACCTGGCTAAAGCCAAGTGGAACTAA